A DNA window from Maribellus comscasis contains the following coding sequences:
- a CDS encoding MutS-related protein translates to MNRPVSDFYNERKEKFTEDLKNVSGLLRRFVWYRLASFILIFIPVSTLGFDTWLTMFFTVAALVLFSFLVKKNIEHEKRKKKISVLLKITKNELLALQHSFSHFENGESFLNTEHFFTYDLDVFGEGSLFQFLNRTSTQSGRKKLANSLIHPSLDKNEIEKKQEAVKELSEIPEWRLQFLVNGLLFEETKEMSREIKNWSNTELDLKNRKATKWLIGILPLLTFIALIPVVTGFSNFYISSAILAQWILMFFYGKRIRQYFRYFGQKSNLLEKYMQSLKLIEEKEFQTVYLLELQKKVIAPDSASHVFNNLKKRVTEFEYRGNIIVGFILNSLFLWDIRCVYKLWKWHNKNHKKLTAWLDVIAEMDALISLANFANNQPDFTFPKIHDGGFTFQANQLGHPLLLSEKRVCNDFEINGWSKVMIVTGANMAGKSTFLRTVGVNLILGRIGAPVCANEMKFTPVRIYTNMRTTDSLLKDESYFFAELKRIKGVLDRLQKGERIFVILDEMLKGTNSVDKLNGSKELIRKLVEFRSVSLIATHDLKLSEMEEEFPQQVFNKCFEIKIENDELVFDYKLSDGVTRTMNATFLMKKMGII, encoded by the coding sequence ATGAACCGACCCGTTTCAGATTTTTACAACGAAAGAAAAGAAAAATTTACAGAGGATTTAAAAAATGTATCAGGCCTGCTTCGACGTTTTGTCTGGTATCGTTTAGCCTCATTTATTTTAATTTTCATTCCTGTTTCAACACTTGGTTTCGACACGTGGCTAACAATGTTTTTTACTGTCGCGGCCCTTGTCCTTTTTTCCTTCTTGGTAAAAAAGAATATTGAGCACGAAAAAAGAAAGAAAAAAATTTCTGTGCTGTTAAAAATTACAAAAAACGAACTTCTGGCTTTGCAGCATTCGTTTTCGCATTTTGAAAACGGGGAGTCATTTTTGAATACCGAACACTTTTTCACATACGACCTCGATGTTTTTGGCGAGGGTTCTCTGTTTCAGTTTTTAAACCGTACCTCTACCCAAAGCGGACGCAAAAAACTGGCGAACTCGCTCATTCATCCATCTCTGGATAAAAATGAAATTGAGAAAAAACAGGAAGCCGTAAAAGAGCTGTCTGAAATACCTGAGTGGCGACTTCAGTTTTTAGTAAACGGATTACTCTTTGAAGAAACCAAGGAGATGAGCAGAGAAATTAAAAACTGGTCAAATACAGAACTGGATTTAAAAAACAGGAAAGCTACAAAGTGGCTAATTGGCATTTTGCCGCTGCTGACATTTATTGCACTAATACCCGTAGTTACCGGTTTTTCCAATTTTTATATATCTTCTGCAATTCTGGCACAATGGATTCTGATGTTTTTTTATGGAAAAAGGATCCGTCAGTACTTTCGCTACTTTGGCCAGAAATCGAATCTCCTTGAAAAATACATGCAATCGTTGAAACTCATCGAAGAAAAGGAATTTCAAACCGTATATCTTCTTGAGCTGCAAAAAAAAGTTATTGCTCCCGATTCGGCAAGTCATGTTTTCAATAACTTAAAAAAACGGGTAACAGAATTTGAGTACCGGGGAAATATTATTGTAGGATTTATTTTGAATTCACTTTTCCTGTGGGATATTCGTTGTGTTTATAAACTTTGGAAATGGCACAACAAAAATCATAAAAAACTGACCGCCTGGCTCGATGTGATTGCAGAAATGGACGCTTTAATAAGTTTAGCCAATTTTGCCAATAACCAACCGGATTTTACCTTTCCTAAAATACACGACGGAGGTTTTACTTTCCAGGCAAATCAATTGGGACACCCGCTCCTGTTATCAGAAAAAAGAGTATGTAATGATTTTGAAATCAACGGCTGGTCAAAAGTTATGATTGTAACCGGAGCAAATATGGCCGGAAAGAGTACTTTTTTGCGTACAGTTGGTGTTAATCTTATTCTTGGGCGCATTGGAGCACCGGTTTGCGCCAATGAAATGAAATTCACGCCGGTAAGGATTTATACCAATATGCGCACAACCGATTCATTGTTAAAAGACGAATCGTACTTCTTCGCTGAATTAAAAAGGATAAAAGGCGTTCTGGACAGACTACAAAAAGGCGAGCGAATTTTTGTAATTCTTGACGAAATGCTCAAAGGAACCAACTCTGTTGACAAATTAAATGGCTCAAAAGAACTTATTCGCAAACTGGTAGAGTTTAGATCAGTTTCGTTGATTGCAACACACGATTTAAAACTTAGCGAAATGGAAGAAGAATTCCCGCAACAGGTGTTCAACAAATGTTTTGAAATAAAAATTGAAAACGATGAACTGGTTTTTGATTACAAACTTTCGGATGGTGTTACACGAACCATGAACGCTACTTTTTTGATGAAAAAAATGGGTATTATTTAA
- a CDS encoding phosphatase PAP2 family protein produces the protein MELLQKILELDTELFLYLNSFHNDFWDTIMLMATRKETWLPFYAVILFYFVKKYREKSILIVIFLALTILASDQISVLIKHWVERLRPVYNPEIEHLVHNVLRKGGKYGFVSSHAANTFGIYVFTSRIFKNRSYSILILLWALLLSYSRIYSGVHYPTDILFGALLGWGIGWIMFKTLMFLDIHFFGTRMPKIETTGLAIKQSGTVFLVFLTLTTTVLIVVSILHYYNYL, from the coding sequence ATGGAGTTACTTCAAAAAATATTGGAATTAGATACCGAGCTTTTTTTATACCTGAATAGTTTTCACAATGATTTCTGGGATACAATCATGTTAATGGCCACGCGAAAAGAGACCTGGCTTCCTTTTTACGCTGTTATCCTGTTTTATTTTGTAAAAAAATACCGTGAAAAATCAATTTTAATTGTGATTTTTCTGGCTTTAACAATTTTAGCCAGCGACCAGATTTCAGTTTTAATCAAACATTGGGTTGAACGCCTGCGACCTGTATATAATCCGGAAATCGAACATCTTGTACATAATGTTTTACGAAAAGGAGGAAAATATGGCTTTGTATCTTCTCATGCGGCCAACACTTTTGGTATTTATGTTTTCACTTCCCGTATTTTCAAAAATCGCAGTTACAGTATTTTAATATTACTTTGGGCACTTTTGCTCTCGTATTCGCGTATTTACTCAGGAGTTCACTACCCTACTGATATTCTTTTTGGTGCACTTTTAGGATGGGGAATTGGTTGGATAATGTTCAAAACATTAATGTTTCTCGACATTCACTTTTTTGGAACTCGAATGCCTAAAATTGAAACAACCGGTTTAGCCATAAAACAGTCTGGCACAGTCTTTCTTGTATTTCTCACATTAACAACAACTGTTTTGATTGTTGTTTCCATTCTCCACTATTATAATTATCTGTAA
- the obgE gene encoding GTPase ObgE gives MAESNFVDYVKIFCKSGDGGAGSAHLRREKYIPKGGPDGGDGGRGGHIILRGNQNMWTLLHLKYQKHIKAGHGEAGGKQRSTGADGEDITLEVPLGTVARDAESGEFLFEITKHGESQILMEGGRGGLGNDHFKSSTNQTPRYAQPGEEGVEGWKILELKVLADVGLVGFPSSGKSTLLSVVSAAKPKIAEYHFTTLVPNLGIVGHREQRSFVMADIPGIIEGAHQGKGLGIRFLRHIERNSMLLFIVPADSKDHLKEYKILLNELEKYNPELLDKQRFLSIGKADMLDEELIKEISNELKGIPHMFFSSVTGFNIQKLKDKIWEILNS, from the coding sequence ATGGCTGAATCAAATTTTGTTGATTACGTAAAGATTTTTTGTAAATCGGGAGACGGAGGGGCTGGTTCAGCGCATTTGCGAAGAGAAAAGTATATTCCAAAAGGAGGCCCCGACGGAGGCGATGGTGGCCGAGGGGGACACATTATCCTGCGGGGAAACCAAAATATGTGGACTCTCCTTCATTTAAAATATCAGAAACACATCAAAGCCGGACATGGCGAAGCCGGAGGTAAACAACGGAGTACCGGAGCAGATGGGGAGGATATCACTCTGGAAGTTCCGCTGGGAACCGTTGCACGAGATGCCGAGTCAGGTGAGTTTCTGTTTGAAATCACAAAACATGGCGAATCACAAATTTTAATGGAAGGCGGTCGTGGCGGATTGGGGAACGACCACTTTAAATCATCAACCAACCAAACACCGCGTTACGCCCAGCCAGGTGAAGAAGGTGTTGAAGGCTGGAAAATACTGGAATTAAAAGTTCTCGCTGATGTTGGACTGGTTGGTTTTCCCAGTTCCGGCAAATCAACCTTACTTTCTGTGGTTTCGGCAGCAAAACCCAAAATCGCTGAATACCATTTCACCACCCTTGTACCAAATTTAGGAATTGTAGGACACCGGGAGCAGCGTTCGTTTGTAATGGCCGATATTCCGGGGATTATTGAAGGTGCACACCAGGGGAAAGGTCTGGGAATTCGTTTTTTAAGACATATTGAACGCAATTCGATGTTGCTTTTTATCGTACCGGCCGACAGTAAAGATCATCTCAAAGAATATAAAATCCTTTTAAATGAGCTTGAAAAATACAATCCTGAGTTACTTGACAAACAGCGCTTTTTATCCATTGGGAAAGCAGACATGCTGGATGAAGAACTGATAAAAGAAATCAGCAACGAATTAAAAGGAATTCCACACATGTTTTTTTCATCGGTTACAGGATTCAACATTCAAAAACTAAAAGATAAAATCTGGGAAATATTAAACAGTTAA
- a CDS encoding adenylate kinase translates to MLNLVLFGPPGAGKGTQAEFLINSFGLNHLSTGDLLRSEIATGTELGLEAKSYMDKGELVPDEVVIGMIKSKLASNKDAKGFIFDGFPRTVEQAKALDKLLKENDTPISGMLSLEVEKQELINRLLSRGKVSGRADDQDQSVIETRINVYNKKTLPLIEYYKPQGKHFGINGMGTIEEIAGRLKEVVGKF, encoded by the coding sequence ATGCTAAATCTTGTATTATTTGGCCCTCCGGGAGCGGGGAAAGGCACACAGGCTGAATTTCTAATCAATTCATTTGGATTGAACCACTTGTCAACAGGCGATTTACTTCGAAGTGAAATTGCAACGGGAACAGAGCTTGGCCTGGAAGCCAAAAGTTATATGGACAAAGGAGAACTGGTGCCCGACGAAGTGGTTATCGGAATGATAAAAAGCAAACTGGCAAGCAACAAAGATGCAAAAGGCTTTATATTTGATGGTTTCCCTCGAACCGTTGAACAAGCAAAAGCACTGGACAAGCTTCTGAAAGAAAATGACACACCGATTTCAGGCATGCTGAGTCTTGAGGTAGAAAAGCAAGAATTGATAAACCGTTTATTGAGCCGGGGAAAAGTTTCAGGCAGAGCTGATGACCAGGACCAGTCTGTAATTGAAACCCGGATTAATGTATACAACAAAAAAACATTACCGTTAATTGAATATTACAAACCACAAGGCAAACATTTCGGTATAAACGGTATGGGAACCATCGAAGAAATTGCCGGAAGGTTAAAAGAAGTAGTAGGAAAATTTTAA
- the hpt gene encoding hypoxanthine phosphoribosyltransferase: MKQVKILDKEFKLFIPYEKIRSEVEKMAEKMNNELANKNPLFICILNGSFMFAAELFKRIDLLDSEITFVKLASYEGDKTTGNVKQLIGINEKIEGRTVVVLEDIVDTGITIENILKQLEGMNPKEVKIATLLLKPDALQKQVQLDYIGLEIPNDFIVGYGLDYDGYGRNLIDIYSVIND, encoded by the coding sequence ATGAAACAGGTAAAAATCCTTGACAAAGAGTTTAAACTCTTTATTCCATACGAAAAAATCCGTTCCGAAGTAGAAAAAATGGCGGAGAAAATGAACAATGAATTAGCAAATAAAAATCCTCTTTTTATCTGCATTTTAAACGGGTCATTTATGTTTGCCGCCGAACTTTTTAAACGTATCGATTTGCTGGATTCTGAAATCACTTTTGTAAAGCTGGCATCCTACGAAGGAGATAAAACAACAGGAAATGTTAAACAGTTAATCGGGATAAACGAAAAAATTGAGGGCAGAACAGTTGTTGTGCTTGAAGATATAGTGGATACAGGAATCACCATTGAAAATATTCTGAAACAACTCGAAGGAATGAATCCGAAAGAGGTAAAAATTGCAACACTCTTACTCAAACCGGATGCTTTACAGAAACAAGTTCAGTTGGATTATATTGGTTTGGAAATTCCTAACGATTTTATCGTTGGATATGGTTTGGATTACGATGGCTATGGTAGAAATTTAATAGATATTTACTCAGTTATTAACGATTAA
- the purE gene encoding 5-(carboxyamino)imidazole ribonucleotide mutase, with protein sequence MEPKVSIIMGSTSDLDVMAKAAKLLDDFEIPFEMNALSAHRTPDEVEKFAKGARDNGIKVIIAGAGMAAHLPGVIAAMTPVPVIGVPINASLSGFDSILAILQMPPGIPVATVAVNGAMNAAILAVQMMATGDDVLMQKLVDYKESLKQKIVKANSELSEVKYNFKTN encoded by the coding sequence ATGGAGCCAAAAGTAAGTATTATTATGGGGAGCACGTCCGATTTGGATGTGATGGCAAAAGCTGCAAAGTTACTCGACGATTTTGAAATTCCGTTTGAAATGAATGCGCTTTCAGCGCATCGTACACCGGATGAAGTGGAGAAATTTGCGAAAGGAGCCAGGGACAATGGAATTAAAGTGATTATTGCTGGTGCCGGAATGGCAGCTCACCTGCCTGGAGTGATTGCAGCAATGACTCCGGTTCCTGTAATTGGCGTTCCGATTAATGCGAGTCTTTCCGGTTTCGATTCAATTCTGGCTATCCTTCAAATGCCTCCGGGAATTCCGGTTGCAACCGTTGCTGTAAACGGTGCGATGAATGCCGCTATTTTGGCTGTTCAAATGATGGCTACAGGGGATGATGTGTTGATGCAAAAATTGGTAGATTATAAAGAGAGTCTGAAACAGAAAATTGTAAAAGCAAATTCCGAACTCTCAGAAGTGAAATACAACTTCAAAACCAATTGA